A region of the Cardiocondyla obscurior isolate alpha-2009 linkage group LG03, Cobs3.1, whole genome shotgun sequence genome:
ATGATGCGGGTATTTTGATCTATTATTCCattgtagattttttttattgtcatacgtgacattttctttatcgcgaaAAGTATAGTAATAGAATGTTATGTAATATGATTAAgtaagcttttttttctcgtggatattattatatatgttgaAACGATAGCACTTTTTactctacattttttttgttattattgttCGGTTATGcatgtgattttattttatttttttttttattggataATGTTACTTTTACGAGTATTTTAAACGAATCTTGATAACACTGGTTGTCTGTTATAACTAGAGGCAATCGACCGTGTTAATAACCCCAGACATGTGGCCGCTTgtcacatttatatatatatatatatatatatatattttttttttttttttttttttttttctttctttcttttctttattttttattcgtgtaGGTCAATACGTTACTTtattacacaatttttttttttagactcaCTAGTAGACAGACAGAGTTTTAGGACATTTGCTATCTTCTCTATTAATCATAAAAAGTAGCCGTACaccgagaaataaattattgtctaattaaaaaaagatatcgacAGTATGCTAAAATATTTGTCAGCAGATTCGAACAGAATACCGCACATTGGCATTACCTGCGTTTGCACTAAGCTCATATTTTGTCAGGAGAGTCGTAATAATCTGAAAAACAAGTTGCCAGCGAAAAGAACCTGTCTTTAcgtaattcaaataaaatgtattgttTACGAAAGGTAAATGGTTACGAAACAGCAAATTCGAAGCAAAGgttttcgcgatttatttgttgtaatattttgttggcaggtttcattatattttcgtTGGCATTTCGCCGACAACAGTCACTTTGCATCGTctatttttaactatttagACTTATCAGCTTAGATTTATTGTTCGATTTCGTCAAAGTATTTGTTCCTCAGTCTTTtggcaattttttctttgcaatttatttatcgttatctTCCTTAACGTactaaacttttaattaattttatatttttaggaTATTTAACTAAACTATTTTAGagttaaattttacgtttctcTCAAAATTTGTAGGattataaattcataattttactCGTGAAATCTTCTCTGACATAAGATTctgcaatattataaattccaaACTGGATATTGCCAGACAATCATTATTACACGAAGCACCGATTTGCCGATTGCTGAACTTTAATCGTCGTACTCTGAACGCGATCAAGATGTATCGATGCATACTGCTTGTCTCTGCATTACATTATCTATTGTCACAGATTGTGAATTTACGTTTATCCAACTTTTTATGCCGCTCATTAAGACTTTGGATTTCTTTTTggcactcttttttttttttattgatttatatacgctttttctttcgaaattattgacttttaattttatttgatagaAGTGATTAGCGTGATTAAATTGCAATATGGGTTTTATGAAACTGCCCTTGACTGTATCTCTCGTGAGAATATCCTTCACTCTCCCCACCCCGCAAAAATCACTGCACGTGTATAAAGCTAGCTAAGAATAACACGTTCTTCATGAAACATTCATTCTTCGAAGACACGGTTCTGTAGATGCGCTCTAAGCGAGGTTTACTTTTAATGGAGAGACACGGGAAGGGTGTTCCATTATTGgattgaaagagaaaatacTTGCCTCCATGTGAACAaacagcaaaataaaaataaattacaaaaatgtctttttaaaCCGGTTTGTCATTAATTATGCGAGACTTTcacattttatactttaaagaACACCAACAGGTATATCGAACAATCCAAAGTTcagaagtaataaaataaaagctaaTATTCTCCTCCTTGACTACATTTTAtctacaaaattatttgtcttgaatttttattacgcattATTCCTATTTACGGAGTATTGTGAAAAAAACTGAAGCGGGTATAAAACACTttgctaataaattttttttaaggacaGTTACTCAAGCATTTACTCGTTGCAATTGCAGGTTGCAATCCCAGATGTTGTAGAGGCTGCAAAGGATGCAGACATTCTTATATTCGTCGTCCCGCATCAGTTTATTCACAGGATATGCAGCAGCTTGCAGGGAAAAATCAAACCCACCGCTATTGGATTATCGTTGATCAAGGTACATCTCGCtcttctatatttaattttttgattacGTTCTAGCTTTTCAATTATTTGATGTATAAtcacatattaaatatatcttttgtaGGGCTTCGACAAGAAAGAAGGTGGCGGCATCGAACTTATATCTCACATTATTTCGAAACAGCTGCAAATCCCGATCTCGGTCTTGATGGGCGCTAACTTGGCTTCCGAGGTGGCCGATGAGATGTTTTGTGAGACTACTATTGGtgagagagaattaaaatgtttattttatatttaattatttcagttcaatcgcgaaaatttacacGAGCGAATTCTCAAAAGATGTTACGTTAGAtaatactatttattttacgctgATAAGAGAGATGTGCATTTTATGATAACAcagtttttccttttaaaaataaattacgtaataaattaaaaaatgccaaattgataaaaaagtattttactgACTCGAGTTATTctgcattttatttcattcgcTTCGTGCTTTATCAAACGTGCAAAgtttaatgcatttttcaaCTTAAGCTTTAAAGTATTTGGTTGTAAATTGATATTTCCAGAAAATATAAGTTACGAAGCATGCTATAAATCTATAGAAAGTTTGATACAAGTTGCGTTATTCCTCTTTCTTAAGTGTATGGATTTAAGCTAATGAAATAAGTTCTGCAATTTAGATTGGAATTTGCAGGTTGCAAGGACAAAATGATGGCACCGATACTTCGTAACTTGATTCAGACGTCGTATTTCAGGGTAGTAGTCGTCGAAGATGTAGATTCTGTGGAATGTTGCGGAGCGTtgaaggtaaaaataattatttaaaaaaatatatacaatatatataaagaattaatatactCATATTTACTTTATAGAATATAGTTGCCTGCGGCGCTGGTTTCGTCGACGGGTTAGGTTTGGGTGATAATACAAAAGCTGCAGTGATCAGATTAGGCcttatggaaataattaaatttgtcgatGTGTTCTTTCCGGGTGGAAAATTGGCGACCTTCTTTGAAAGTTGTGGAGTGGCCGATCTGATCACAACGTGTTACGGTGGACGTAATAGAAAAGTTTCAGAAGCCTTCGTTAAAACTGGCAAGGTATGTAATGCAGAATATGTCGACTTGAACATGCTCcaacttaataaatttaatattttagcagaatattttaagattgctaaaattatcttttttaattctggtatttattatactataaAATATGCATGAATATATGATTTACAGTCGATTGAAATACTGGAGAAGGAAATGCTCAATGGACAGAAGCTACAAGGCCCGTTTACTGCCGAAGAGGTTAATTACATGCTTAAATCGAAAAATATGGAAAGTAAATTTCCATTATTCACTGCAATTCACCGGATTTGTGTTGGTGAGCTAAAACCGACGGATTTAGTCGACTGCATACGCAACCATCCAGAACACATGTAAGCTCATAATTGTTAtcataacattttaaaaatgatttattaacataaatatagGGACAATTAGCCCTTTTAGATTTATGGAtcctttattatttaagaatttatttgattagatttttaaataatttaaaaagttctcTAGATCGAAAACTTTAAGAACATAGATTACTTAGAGAGCATTTTAAGCATTCAACTTTATCTCCAatcaaaatcatttttaaacatagtaaaaaatttcaaattgtttaaaataatttaaaactgtGGATCCAAGGGCTCTAAAAAGTTATaagtttaaaatgttattgcaATTTAGTCAATATTCCCGTATCGCGTTGACCGcgattaatgaataaattgttacattttacaatgtgaatatatgtacatacttatattttatcgtgacagaaattttattccatgTTTTAACCGAGTAGATAAATTAGATCTATAAATTCCCCAATCGTTAATTGTTGTATGCGTTGCCAATTAATTCCGTTATGTAAaccgagaaaaagaaacaaatataactaattatttgttaataaaaagatataacatTTAGCTTTTTTGTCCCTTGCTTTCCTAGAATTTTAAAGTCTCctttttttatgcataatattaaacttaaaatcccgtttaatttttttcttaataaaactATATATAAGATATTATTGAAACATTTAGGTTGAAGAGTGACTTTTCaagattatttaaagaaaataaaatgcatattatactatataaatatattatacatacatatgttgtttgcaaattaatagttaataaaaatagctaTTTTTTGGGGCTGATAATGAATATCGTGAAAACTTTGTCAGCCTAAAGGAGTTAATTCGCATTCGCTCCGTATTTAGGGACGAGGATGTTTCGCCTTCATCGATGACGCTCAAGTCGCCCAAGTGCCATCTTTGAGGATGCTGAGTATTGTTCTTCAAGAGAAGACTGATCGCCATTGAAATGCCAACGATTTATatcgtataatataaaagcGTGCGCGAAAGTTCAGTGATATATTGAATGCACTCGTTATAGTTTATCAAaccaaagtaaaaatattagttgCTAACCTGGAGTACAGTTGGGGTTCCTGCTACGTTGCTAATTACAAGGactaataattgtaatttatcaaCGTAGTGTATTctatgtgtgtgtgtttttttattatgtgcaAAGgtgtcattaaatttaaaaagtgtaTTTCTAAAGTTTTAAGGAATATTTAACTAGCAAATAAGAGAAAGGGAGTTCCACAGGACGATTGATGTAATCTAATAATGTTCGATGCAACTGtgatagtttttaaattattaaatattttatcttattgtGATTATGCTTTTTCGTACAAACTTTTAAGCTTTTACTTTATCGCGTATACATGAGAATTTTTCAGTAAAAATTGATGAGATAATAAAGCATTTCTTTGCAAGGAATTGTTCCACATAGTATTCTATgtaatgaatattatatataatacatgtattgtaattataattaatatgcagAATGTATTcgagaattattttcataGAGGCGACAGTCTGTgagcaatttatattttctcatttttctctTGTATCAGAAAGTAATGTCAAAAGTCAAGTTTAAACAAGCGACCTTAACTCATCATCGTGATTATCAGCGGACTGCTAATTTCGACGTTCGCTTCTTCGATGTTGCGGCATTCGTTCCGTCTGGCCTTAAGCCAGAGTTTGCGCGCAAGCCtctaagaaaataattcacgaTCGCCGCTAAGGTCAGCGGGCTTTTAAGTCAGTCGGTCAGTTAAGATTCGAGGCTCACAATTAGTGGGCTGTCAATCGGGAATAtcattatttgattatttgtcgtcaaaggaaaaaagtgcaaaaaaatagaaaaagagaaagaaaggatgTCGGACGCGAAGAAAAGAGTCTGCATCGTCGGCAGCGGCAATtggtaatttttcttatacgaaggataatatttaattaagatctAGTTGCGTGTAAGAGAAATTGTTTCCCGCTTgcaatttccttttctcttctaTGTTGTGTTGTTCACTTGTgcttaaagtttaaaatttattgaaagctGCGTCATTCAAAGATGAaagctaaatatttttttcaggtaAGTTTATATAATCATAAAACACGTATACACTTCTGTGTATTAAATAATcactagaaaattattttataatagacAGACATCGAGAAGAAAATTACATAAACGCACCGTAATGCAATTGTACTGTTCGATTGTTCCAAATTTAACTCTGTGCTTCATCACGTAATTTTAATAGGTCATAATATTCAGCTACATCTACTGAATAAGGCAATTTTGCGACTATGTAATCACAAATTATACACATAAACATATcgtcatatatttaatataattttttaatcatactATATACTAAAAAGTCTTAGCATCCTGTAAAAAGCGACAATAATCAATTTCATTCGATCTAACACTgctttttttaagataggatttgatttttatataaaatgtatttaattaattatgtgtaAGTAtgtttattaagaaattttttatcatatatttgaaattgttcCAGGGGTTCGGCGATTGCAAAAATCGTCGGAGCAAATGCCATGAAATACAATAACATATTTGAGACTCGAGTGACAATGTACGTGTATGAGGAGATAATTAACAACGAAAAATTGACCAACATAATCAACACTATCCATGAGAACGTTAAATATCTACCCGGTCATAAGCTTCCGGAAAATGTGGTAAGTACTTCGATCATCATCTACTATTATTCTTTCATTGGCATATTATTCGGTATCGATTGTtagattaacaattttttagaaCTTTAGGCGTATTTAAAGactcaattaataattcgttgtGATTATCAGCTGCAACTttattggaaaaattatttgttgtaTCACAATCTTTTTCTGATTTTGTGTAAACTCATTTTAACGTATTAAAGTTATTCgaataaagcaaataaaaatacatagataaaatattttttacgattagtAATTAGTAGTAGTGCGGACGTAAACTTTTCCCGATGGCATGGATACACGATCGACTCCACCTGGGAATAGTTTCGGGATATCTTCTTCTTTCACTGTCGGCAGGATCATTACTTTCTCTCCAGGCTATAACAATTAACAATTAGAAAAGAAtgtcattttattatcgttactGAATTGAATTAATGTCACTTATTGTCAATACAATTAGATCGAATAAATGCTGTCGCAAACGATACGCAATAGGAGAGATAAAGATAAGACTCACCACCCAGTTGGCGGGAGTTGCTATTTCCGGTATTTTGTCAACGAGCTGCAGCGAATCGATCACACGCAATATTTCGCtgaaacaataataatattaattaatataactgaattaaaattaaaataacttgaGTAACAACTGCTTGATACATAAATAAGGACTGAAATATATCAAATATGCAATACTCAGTCAACTTACTCGACGTTGCGTCCAGTAGAAGTCGGATATTGCATAGAAAGTCGCAGGCGATGATCCGGACTGATAATATACAGTGATCGAACAGTTTGTGCGGTTTCTGGATCGTCTTTGCTGTCTTCGTCGATCATATCTAACTGCACAGCGAGCTCTCGGTCAGGATCGGCGATTATAGGATATGGAAAAGCGCCGGGAATGTCCTTGCAGTATGACTTGATGTCCtgcaataaatttacgattaaaaaaaaaaaattgattttaatgaaaattgatttcaaagaaataaaaagtgtgAGCATTCTGAAGATAAATAGATGATATCGAATATAAGATTTTAGAATCCATACATTGACCCAGTCTACATGGTCCTTGAGCTTGTCGACGGAATGAGCCAGCAACTTAGTGTTGCGCTTTACAAAGTACGGTTGATGCACCGCGATGCGACCCAGTTCGGTGGTGCACACAGGGGTAAAATCCGCGGGATGAGAAAATAAGACCACCCATCTGCAAATAAGAAACAATCGTTAATTGAATcgaacatatttaaaaattgtaatttttaatgcttaaatattaattaatataatataatataaagaaggaaaagacaTTCAAAAGTggtacgaaaataaaaattgattaaattccACGTGATATTGAATCCAAAACTGGCCGATGACCAAGTACATCAGCCATGTGAGTTCCCGTTGACAAGTGCCGTAATCGTCATTCCTATTACGGCACTTAATCCGAGGTACAATGATATAACCGATCACGCGATTACCCTGACTCAAACTGCAACACTTTCAACTACGAGCACTTAATATAGTTGAGTGTTCGCTTTGGTATCGTGCCAAGGGTAGGTAGGCCTCGTTGTTGCaatgtacatttatttcaGTTCATGGTTGCCCTTTAATACGAGTCAAAAATTGTACGTGTAATTCACACGtattacaattacaattaattagtcgacctttttatgattattttcaaaaaatattatttactgcATAATTCTATTCGATTAATTACTATCGTACGGCTATCAAGGACTAAGCAAACATTCttcacataataaaattatttgtacaagATAATAGTAAGTGCGTTATATAACAATCAATTCATTTGGATTTCgttataatgttaataatatatgtgtatataagattacatatattttttatgcgcgAAAAATCTATCCTTCTGATTTAGAAATTAACTTTAGACTAATAATCCcttgaattttttctttaattataatataagaGTATAGCAGCATCTAACAGGTAGTTAACTTCAACAACTTGTC
Encoded here:
- the Gpdh1 gene encoding glycerol-3-phosphate dehydrogenase 1 — its product is MTSVCIIGSGNWGSAIAKIIGANAKNQSSFADRVTMYVYEEIINGKKLTEIINETHENVKYLPGHRIPENVVAIPDVVEAAKDADILIFVVPHQFIHRICSSLQGKIKPTAIGLSLIKGFDKKEGGGIELISHIISKQLQIPISVLMGANLASEVADEMFCETTIGCKDKMMAPILRNLIQTSYFRVVVVEDVDSVECCGALKNIVACGAGFVDGLGLGDNTKAAVIRLGLMEIIKFVDVFFPGGKLATFFESCGVADLITTCYGGRNRKVSEAFVKTGKSIEILEKEMLNGQKLQGPFTAEEVNYMLKSKNMESKFPLFTAIHRICVGELKPTDLVDCIRNHPEHMDEDVSPSSMTLKSPKCHL
- the LOC139113670 gene encoding peroxiredoxin-like protein; the protein is MRLNSIVPNFKADTTQGPIDFYDWQGDSWVVLFSHPADFTPVCTTELGRIAVHQPYFVKRNTKLLAHSVDKLKDHVDWVNDIKSYCKDIPGAFPYPIIADPDRELAVQLDMIDEDSKDDPETAQTVRSLYIISPDHRLRLSMQYPTSTGRNVDEILRVIDSLQLVDKIPEIATPANWVPGEKVMILPTVKEEDIPKLFPGGVDRVSMPSGKVYVRTTTNY